The genomic segment CCATCCACTTCGGCCTCATCCCGCGAAGCCACCGCGGCATCGTGGCCATCAACGAGTTGCCCGACCTGGCCGAGCGAATCCAGGTGGCGATGCTGAACGTCATGGAGGAGCGCGACATCCAGATTCGCGGCTACGTGCTGCGGCTGCCGCTCGACGTGCTCGTGGTGGCCAGCGCCAACCCCGAGGACTACACGAACCGCGGCCGCATCATCACGCCGCTGAAAGACCGCTTCGGTGCTGAGATCCGCACCCATTACCCGACGGAGCTCGACGACGAGGTGGCCGTCATCCGCCAGGAGGCGGAGCTCGTGGCCGAGGTGCCCGACTACCTGGTGGAGATCCTCGCCCGCTTCACCCGTGCCCTCCGCGACTCGAACGCGGTCGACCAGCGGAGCGGCGTGAGTGCGCGCTTCGCGATCGCCGGCGCCGAGACCATCGCGGCTGCGGCCATCCACCGTGCCACCCGGCAGGGCGAGCCCGAGGCCGTGGCGCGCCCGGTCGATCTCGAGACCGCGGTCGACGTGCTCGGCGGCAAGATCGAGTTCGAGTCGGGCGAGGAGGGGCGCGAAGACGAGATCCTCGACCACCTGCTGCGCACCGCCACCGCCGAGACGGTGCGCGCGCACTTCCGCGGCATCGACTTCTCGTTGCTGGTGGATGCCCTCGAGAGCGGCATCATGGTGACCACCGGCGAGCAGGTGGCCGCGCGCGACTTCCTCGCCGGCCTGCCCTCGCTCGGCGAATCCGAGCTCTACGACGAGATCTGCGAGCGTCTGGGCGCCACCAACGACGGGCAGCGGGCCGGCGCCATCGAACTGGCGCTGGAGGGCCTCTACCTCTCCCGCAAGATCAGCAAAGACAGCGCCGGAGGCGAGACGGTCTATGGCTGAGCACGCGGTTCGCCCCGGCGGGGAGTCGGAACGACGGATGCGGCGGGTGAGTTCGGACTCGGAGTCCGTCGTTTCCGACATCCGGCCGATTTCTCCGTCGTTCGGGCGGTCGGCGACTGCCGCTGGTGCCGGTGCCGGTGCTGGTGCTGGTGCCGGTGCAGGTGGGGCGCGGGGCGTCGAGCGGGCGGGCGCCGGAGCTCGTCGTGGCTAGGGCGAACCGGCGGCTCACCCGCGGTTCCCGTTATGGCAAGTACGTCGACGGGCCCGATCCGCTCGCCCCGCCGGTCGACCTGAAAGAGGCGCTCGACGCCATCGGCGAAGACGTGATGGCCGGCTACTCGCCCGAGCAGGCGCTGCGCGAATTCCTGCGGCGGGGAGGCCGCCACCAGTCGGGTCTCGACGACCTGGCGGGCCGGGTGGCCGAACGCCGGCGCGAACTCACGCAGAAGCACAACCTCGACGGCACGCTGCGCGAGGTGAAAGAGCTGCTCGAGAAGGCCGTGCTCGCCGAGCGCAAGCAGCTCGCGCGCGATGCCCTCATGGACGAGGGCGACCGCGCCCTGGCGCAGATGCAACTCGACACCCTGCCGTCATCCGCTGCTGCCGCGGTGAGCG from the Herbiconiux aconitum genome contains:
- a CDS encoding magnesium chelatase — encoded protein: MRPTIATVGELRASGHVEKTLRAEIRDNLLNALREGRDPWPGLHGFESTVIPQLERALIAGHDVVLLGERGQGKTRLLRTLSGLLDEWSPVIAGSELGEHPFDPITSESKRRAAELGDELPIAWRRREERYFEKLATPDTSVADLIGDVDPMKVAEGRSLGDPETIHFGLIPRSHRGIVAINELPDLAERIQVAMLNVMEERDIQIRGYVLRLPLDVLVVASANPEDYTNRGRIITPLKDRFGAEIRTHYPTELDDEVAVIRQEAELVAEVPDYLVEILARFTRALRDSNAVDQRSGVSARFAIAGAETIAAAAIHRATRQGEPEAVARPVDLETAVDVLGGKIEFESGEEGREDEILDHLLRTATAETVRAHFRGIDFSLLVDALESGIMVTTGEQVAARDFLAGLPSLGESELYDEICERLGATNDGQRAGAIELALEGLYLSRKISKDSAGGETVYG